ACAGAAATTAAAGCCCATACGTTTGATTGGGTGAAAATTTTACCGTACGCAGGTGTACTTGTTACAGCGCTACTTGGATGGAATGTGCTCATCGTATTAACAGGTGGAACTGTATTATCTGGAATTATCGGCTTAATAGATGGAAGTTATACATTAGCGAGTTTCTTTAAAAGTGTAACGACTGGAATTGGCGGTATGATGGAGTTAGTATTACTAGCAATTTTAATCGGTGGAATGGTTGAACTTATCCAATATAATGGTGGTATTCAATATTTAATGGATATATTAACACGTAATATCCGTTCGAAAAAAGGTGCGGAGTTTGGAATTGCCGGATTAGTAAGTATGACGAATATGTGTACGGCAAATAATACGATTTCTATTATTTTCACAGGTCCTCTTGCGAAAAACATTGCGGACCAATATGAAATTGATCCAAGAAAGTCAGCGAGTGTATTAGATCTTTTCTCTTGCTGCATACAAGGATTAATTCCGTACGGTGCACAAATGTTAACAGCAGCAGGGTTTGCCGCATTATCTCCAATTGAACTGTTACCATATGCGTTTTATCCAATTTTAGTTGGAGTATGTGGCATCATTTCGATTTTAATTGGTTTTCCAAGGTTTTCGAAGGTAGCGGAAAAAAAGCAATATCATAAAACAGCGTAAAAAAGAGGATGTCTTATATAAGGCATCCTCTTTTTTTAGGCATAGTATATATTTATTTCCAACCAGCTCTATTTGAAAAAGATTCATAAGTATAGCCTGTTGTATATTTAAATTCTTTATTCATCCTTTAAGCTTGGAATTTCTGAATTTAAATAGGGAGTTGTTGCAAGTAAGATGGAATTACTTTTATAATCTATGATTCGAACTGCACTATATAAAGTATTAGGTAACCGTATTACATAGATATCACCAGTTTTTATAGAATGAATTCATTTTCCTTTCAATATATCCGTCCTCCTAAAACACTCTTGAATATGTCCTCTTTTATTATCTCTGTCTAATTGTATGAAGCAACGATAATTAATAAAAACGTTAAACACGTATTTACTAAAGGAATTGCTTTTCATTTTACAGAAATATAGGGCTGACACAGAATAGGTCTTAAGTCTGATTCGAAAACGGTTCTTAAGCTCGTTATGGGAAAACGAAAAAATAGTTAAGATAAGAGTATCAAATCGAAGGGAGGCAAGCACAAGATGAAACAATTTCTAGCGTTTATCGCAGCCGGTATTTTGGCTTTAATTGCTCTTGGTAGTCTTGCTGGTATTGTAGGATTCGCAATTGGAGCAGGAATTGTGTACTGGAGCTATAAATCATTTGTGCGAGCACAATCATTTTTTGGAAAGTTAGCTTGGGGTATTGTCGGTTTAATCGGCTTGTCAATTGCCCTTTCTCATTCACCAGCATTAATCGGTATCGCAGCATTAGTCGTTTTATATTACGGATACCGTGAATGGAAAAACGAAAAAAATGTAGTTGTTGATTCTGCTTCAGAAAGTTCTAAACCATTTAGCAACTTTGAAGATGAGTGGAACAAGTTAATGAAAAACTAATACAAAATAAATCAAAATCATAAAGTAGAAGAGAGGAAGATTATAATGAAACAATCTTTATTTGGACGTGTACGCGATGCAATTTTAGCAGATTTTCATAATGTGTTAGATGAGAAAGAAAGAAAAAATCCAATCGCTATGTTAAATCAATATTTACGCGATAGTGAGCGTGAAGTAACAAAAATTGAGAAGTTAATTCAGCGTCATAAAACTTTAAAAGCTAACTTCGCTCGTGAACTTGAGCAAGCACGCTATTTCGTTAATAAAAGATCAAAGCAAGCTATCATTGCACAAGAAGCAGGTGAATTACAATTGCATGAACGTGCATTAGAGGAAGTAGCGTATTATGAAGGGCAAGTAACTCGATTAGAAGAAATGTATGCAGGCGTTGTAGAGCAAATTGATGAGTTAGAGCGTCGTCTTTCTGAAATGAAAAATAAATTAAAAGAAATGAATGCAAAGCGTATGGAACTCATGGCACGTGAAAATATGGCGCATGCAAACCGCCGTATGAATACTGCGATTCATAAAATGGATGAAAATAATCCGTTCTTACGATTTGAAGAAATTGAAGATCACATTCGTGACTTAGAACTTCGCATCAACGAAGAGCATGAACGCGATACATTTGATATGAAAATTGCAAAACTTGAGCGTGAAATGAAAGAAAAGAATGAAGTATCGTTAACGAAGGAATTAACAAAATAATTGTAGTATATTATAAAACAGGCTTATGATATAGTGATAGAAGAAAAGGTGTTGGAAAGCAATGCCTTTTCTTCTATGTATATATGATTAGAAGGGGGAGGAGCTGAGATGAAGAAACAATTTTCTAAAACACAATTAATGGGGATGCTCCTCATCATATTTGGGTTCGGTCTTTTTCTTGATATGATACTTGGGCATTTTGAGCCAGGTGCTCTCATTTTTGCATTTGTTATGATTATGTTCGGAAGGCATTACCGAAAGAAAAATCGTTATGTAAGAGGGAATGTATTTTTATTTGTCGGCGGTATTGTGTTCTTATTCTTCTTATTTTCATCAGCTGCATTCGTACTCGTCGTGTTTGCTTACTTAGCTTTAATTGGGTATCAACTTATTCAAGGAAACCAGCAAAAACCAATGCAGGTTGAAATTAAAGAAAAAGGATATATCAATGAAGAAAAGCGAATTTATCGTACAGAACCGTATTTGAAAAATATGCTGGTAGGTAATGTACGGATGATGGATCATATTTATGAGCTTGAAGACATTAATGTTCAGTATGGTGCATGTGATATTGAAATTGATTTAACAACCGCAATGATCCCAGAGGGCGAGACAGTGATTGTTATTCGAGGTGTCATTGGTAATATTCGTTTATACGTTCCATATGATATTGAATTATCTTTAAATCATTCTGTTATTGTTGGAAGAGTGATCCTTCCAGGACATGAAGAAACAGGATTTAACCGTAATGTTACGTTTAGAACAGAAGAGTATAAAGAAGCTCCTCGTAGAATAAAGATTATTTCTTCGCTTGTCGTAGGCGATACGGAAGTGAGGAAAGTATAATGAAAAAACAAAAAAATATTTCGTGGATGTATATTCGTTATTCTATGTTGTCCTCTGTGAGTATCGCACTTATTTGTACAATTGTGTACGTATGGAAAAGCCAGCAACAAGTTTATGATTTATTATGGAAAGAATCCATCGCTTCTGTTCCAATTGGCTTGTTTATTATGAGTACAAGTCTTCTTATCGGGGGAATTGTAGGATATGCAATTGGCTATTATATAGAGCAGCGTATTCAAGGCTTAAATACTTTTTTATTTGAGGTAGAGCGAGGTAACTTTCCGAGAGATGTGTCGTTTACTTCAGAAGATGAATTTCATGAGGTGGAACGAAAAGTAATCGCGCTTGCTAGACGATTAGAGGAACAAGCGGGTCTATTTCAAAAAGTAACGAATGAACGAGCTCATTGGAATGAAGAGATGAGACAAGAAGCGATTTCACAAGAAAGGCATCGATTAGCAAGGGAACTGCATGATTCAGTAAGTCAGCAGCTTTTTGCAATGTCGATGATGATGTCAGCTATTAATGAACAAGTAGGCGAATTTCCAGAAACGACGAAAAAACAATTGCAGCTTGTTGAAAATATGGTCGTAAACGCACAGTCGGAAATGAGAGCATTACTTCTTCATTTGCGACCTGTACAATTAGAAGGTAAGAAACTAACAGAAGGTATAGAAGAATTATTAACGGAACTGTCTAGAAAGCAACATATGAAAATTGAATGGCTAATTGAGCCGATTCAATTGAAAAAAGGTGTAGAAGATCATTTATTCCGTATTGTCCAAGAAGCGCTATCGAATACTTTAAGACATGCAAAAGCAAAGAAAACAGAAGTACGCCTTCGCAAAATTGATCAGTATGCCATTTTAAAAATAATTGATGACGGTGTTGGATTTGAAGTAGGTGTCAATAAGGCGGGGTCATATGGATTAAGGTCTATGCAAGAGCGTGTTCATGAAATTGGTGGAACATTAAAAGTGCTCAGTTTCCCGAATAAAGGTACACAAATAGAAGTGAAAGTGCCAATTATGATAGAGAGAGGGGGAGAATCATGATTAAAGTATTACTCGTTGATGATCATGAAATGGTTCGTATGGGTGTATCTGCTTATTTATCGACACAACCCGATATTGAAGTAGTTGGAGAAGCTGAAAATGGAAGAAAAGGTGCAGAATTAGCATTGCAATTAAGACCAGATATTATTTTAATGGACCTTGTAATGGATGAAATGGACGGTGTTGAGGCAACACGTGCTATTATTCAAGAATGGCCTGAAGCAAAAATTGTAGTCGTAACAAGTTTTCTAGATGATGAAAAGTTATATCCGGTTATTGAGGCTGGAGCGACGAGCTATTTATTAAAAACGTCAAGAGCGAGTGATATCGCAGATGCGGTACGAGCAACTTATGATGGAGAAACGGTATTAGAGCCAAAAGTTACTGGGAAAATGATGTCTCGAATGCGTCAAAAGAAAGAACAACCGTTGCATGAGGATTTAACAGAAAGAGAATCAGAAATATTGTTATTAATTGCAGAAGGAAAAAGTAATCAAGAAATTGCGGATGAATTATTTATTGCGCTTAAAACAGTAAAAACACATGTAAGTAATATATTAAATAAATTAAATGTAAGTGACCGGACACAGGCGGTTATTTATGCATTTAGACATCAATTAACGAAGTAAGAAGAAGCTTTGGCTATATGATTAGCCAAAGCTTTTTTGTTGACGTCCATTTTGAAAGCTTTATCATTGGGCTGAAAACAGTACATACAAAGGGGAGAGAATGTATGTTAGTTCAAACGATATTTGGAATGGGTAAAACGAAGAAATTAGGGAATCATGTGAATGCGTTGCAAGCGCTATGTGAAAAATACGATATTGAAACAGATCGTGTTGCCATTATCGAAGCGACCGAAGAATATGATTTATTTCTAGCAAAGCAAGAAGATGGCTATGATGTTGTAAAAGTGGAAACAGTAGATACGAATATTGAGTATTATACGAATAAAGTAAGTAATTTTAGCCATACTCCACATTAAATGAAAAAAACCCCCATAAAGAGAGTATTTATGATGCTTTTACTTCAGATGAGTCATCCACTAGTGGTACTGTTTTTGCACCTTGTAGTTTTGCGACTATGAGGCCAATCATTGTCCCTACTAATGCAGGTAGAAGCCAACCAATACCTTCATTATATAGCGGAATCAATTCAAAATAAGAAGTAATAAATGAAACGGAAATATTTCCTTGT
The DNA window shown above is from Bacillus clarus and carries:
- a CDS encoding sensor histidine kinase, which encodes MKKQKNISWMYIRYSMLSSVSIALICTIVYVWKSQQQVYDLLWKESIASVPIGLFIMSTSLLIGGIVGYAIGYYIEQRIQGLNTFLFEVERGNFPRDVSFTSEDEFHEVERKVIALARRLEEQAGLFQKVTNERAHWNEEMRQEAISQERHRLARELHDSVSQQLFAMSMMMSAINEQVGEFPETTKKQLQLVENMVVNAQSEMRALLLHLRPVQLEGKKLTEGIEELLTELSRKQHMKIEWLIEPIQLKKGVEDHLFRIVQEALSNTLRHAKAKKTEVRLRKIDQYAILKIIDDGVGFEVGVNKAGSYGLRSMQERVHEIGGTLKVLSFPNKGTQIEVKVPIMIERGGES
- the liaF gene encoding cell wall-active antibiotics response protein LiaF: MKKQFSKTQLMGMLLIIFGFGLFLDMILGHFEPGALIFAFVMIMFGRHYRKKNRYVRGNVFLFVGGIVFLFFLFSSAAFVLVVFAYLALIGYQLIQGNQQKPMQVEIKEKGYINEEKRIYRTEPYLKNMLVGNVRMMDHIYELEDINVQYGACDIEIDLTTAMIPEGETVIVIRGVIGNIRLYVPYDIELSLNHSVIVGRVILPGHEETGFNRNVTFRTEEYKEAPRRIKIISSLVVGDTEVRKV
- a CDS encoding Na+/H+ antiporter NhaC family protein; translated protein: MKETRGNGLALLPLGIFLALFIGSGIITGDFYKLPILVAILIAVGIALAMNRKESFNVKVERFAKGAGNPDIMIMVLIFVLAGAFSETAKGMGGVDSTVNLALSILPQGFIVAGIFVIGAFISLAMGTSMGTIAALAPIAVGISGQTDLSIALTMATVVGGAMFGDNLSFISDTTIAAVRSQGTEMKDKFKTNFLIVLPAAIITIVLLVIITLGSHTEIKAHTFDWVKILPYAGVLVTALLGWNVLIVLTGGTVLSGIIGLIDGSYTLASFFKSVTTGIGGMMELVLLAILIGGMVELIQYNGGIQYLMDILTRNIRSKKGAEFGIAGLVSMTNMCTANNTISIIFTGPLAKNIADQYEIDPRKSASVLDLFSCCIQGLIPYGAQMLTAAGFAALSPIELLPYAFYPILVGVCGIISILIGFPRFSKVAEKKQYHKTA
- a CDS encoding DUF3992 domain-containing protein produces the protein MISQSFFVDVHFESFIIGLKTVHTKGRECMLVQTIFGMGKTKKLGNHVNALQALCEKYDIETDRVAIIEATEEYDLFLAKQEDGYDVVKVETVDTNIEYYTNKVSNFSHTPH
- a CDS encoding PspA/IM30 family protein; this translates as MKQSLFGRVRDAILADFHNVLDEKERKNPIAMLNQYLRDSEREVTKIEKLIQRHKTLKANFARELEQARYFVNKRSKQAIIAQEAGELQLHERALEEVAYYEGQVTRLEEMYAGVVEQIDELERRLSEMKNKLKEMNAKRMELMARENMAHANRRMNTAIHKMDENNPFLRFEEIEDHIRDLELRINEEHERDTFDMKIAKLEREMKEKNEVSLTKELTK
- a CDS encoding response regulator, which produces MIKVLLVDDHEMVRMGVSAYLSTQPDIEVVGEAENGRKGAELALQLRPDIILMDLVMDEMDGVEATRAIIQEWPEAKIVVVTSFLDDEKLYPVIEAGATSYLLKTSRASDIADAVRATYDGETVLEPKVTGKMMSRMRQKKEQPLHEDLTERESEILLLIAEGKSNQEIADELFIALKTVKTHVSNILNKLNVSDRTQAVIYAFRHQLTK